The following proteins are encoded in a genomic region of Phytoactinopolyspora mesophila:
- a CDS encoding 2-hydroxyacid dehydrogenase → MRVAVFSTKPYDEQFLREANKSAGHELVFLEPRLSFDTASLAAGCDAVCAFVNDDLSGDVLSVLAKGGVRMVALRSAGFNHVDLATAARLDITVARVPGYSPHAVAEHCAGLILALNRKIHRAHNRVRENNFALTGLLGFDLHGKTIGIIGTGQIGVRFARIMAGFGCRILATDPYPSDDARQAGAEYVPLDVLLAESHIITLHCPLTPETHHLIDADRIARMRTGVMLINTSRGALVDTTAVIGGLKNGKIGYLGLDVYEEEADLFFEDLSDKLLNDDVFSRLLTFPNVLITGHQAFFTEEALRNIASTTIGNLTGFERGEEAVHHVTADARG, encoded by the coding sequence TTGCGGGTGGCCGTATTCAGCACGAAGCCCTATGACGAGCAGTTCCTTCGAGAAGCGAACAAGTCCGCAGGTCATGAGCTGGTCTTCCTGGAGCCACGGCTCTCCTTCGACACAGCCTCGCTTGCAGCCGGCTGCGATGCGGTCTGCGCATTCGTCAACGACGACCTCAGCGGCGACGTGCTCTCCGTCCTCGCGAAGGGCGGTGTGCGGATGGTGGCGCTTCGCTCCGCCGGCTTCAACCACGTCGACCTGGCCACCGCGGCTCGCCTCGACATCACCGTCGCACGGGTTCCCGGATACTCTCCACACGCGGTTGCCGAGCACTGCGCGGGGCTGATCCTGGCCCTCAATCGGAAGATCCACCGCGCACACAACCGGGTGCGCGAGAACAACTTCGCGCTCACCGGCCTGCTGGGATTCGATCTGCACGGCAAGACGATCGGCATCATCGGCACCGGCCAGATCGGGGTGCGCTTCGCCCGGATCATGGCCGGCTTCGGCTGCCGGATCCTGGCCACCGACCCGTACCCCAGCGACGACGCCCGCCAGGCAGGGGCGGAATACGTCCCACTCGACGTGCTGCTGGCCGAGTCGCACATCATCACGTTGCATTGCCCCCTCACCCCGGAGACGCATCATCTGATAGACGCTGATCGCATCGCCCGGATGCGAACCGGCGTGATGCTGATCAATACCAGTCGCGGGGCACTCGTCGACACCACCGCCGTCATCGGCGGCCTCAAGAACGGCAAGATCGGCTACCTCGGCCTAGACGTGTATGAAGAGGAAGCCGACCTGTTCTTCGAGGATCTGTCCGACAAGCTGCTCAACGACGACGTGTTCTCCCGGCTACTCACGTTCCCGAACGTGTTGATCACCGGCCACCAGGCCTTTTTCACCGAAGAAGCGCTCCGGAACATCGCGTCCACCACCATCGGCAATCTCACCGGTTTCGAGCGTGGCGAAGAAGCGGTTCATCACGTCACCGCCGACGCCCGCGGGTAG
- a CDS encoding BTAD domain-containing putative transcriptional regulator, whose translation MQIWLLGPLEVRAADGAELPVLGTRLRALVITLALEPGRIVSMETLVDAIWGDEPPAGAVNALQALVSRLRRALPGIAIEAHSVGYRLAVEPDAVDVTSFERLVRAGRSALPDDPATAARLFREALGLWRGPALQDVAGTEYFRAQVAHLSELRLTALEARAEAELRLGLGAGLTSELTALVAEYPLRERLVAMLMRALCVAGRSAEALAVYERAREALATELGADPSPELSALHTAVLRGEVGGTVTPVPEDSAVAATGTKGVERGPDEKGADPPARTNLRAGLTSFVGRDGDVLEVRKLVEDYRLTTLTGPGGSGKTRISIEVGRSLLDQVPDGVWIVELASITDGADVPQAVLTAMGLREQALIGWTQTDNPKERLAAALSTRGSLLILDNCEHLIGEVTDLTEQLLGECPQLRILATSREPLGIIGEAIWPVEPLALPPDGADFAEATSYDAVRLLTDRARAARPGFTVDERTGPALVRLCRALDGMPLAIELAAARLRTMTAEQLAARLDDRFRLLTGGGRRAMPRQQTLRGVVDWSWELLDQRERALLRRLSVFSGGATAESAEGVCADSLVPAAQVFDLLSALADKSLLVYEEEEPPRFRMLETIKAYGMQRLEEAGERERYRQAHAGYFAELVETADPHLRRADQLRWLARLRSEHDNITAALRGAISAGDAQTAVRLAAGSAWYWWLTGNRATSSELTVGALATPGPVDDESLVTAYAAAALNAMAGLGDQHQATEWLERIGQLTRQHGAHHPLVRFVQLMSLRGDDQASDTDAEGTPELRADDDPWVQAMVQLSVEKMVLAGHRHAEAEAAVSSALGALRELGERWGISFALTALADLIVRRDLAAAHGCYEEAIAVLTEVGVVEDIPYLRSKLAQLRWLLGDPAGCAAAMADAERDAQNVGSPDSRAMVAYYKAELARWSGDASEARIHLARYQEIARHLSVASAIQAMVFSTRGYVDTMDNHLDGARAHHAEALASAMDSGDVYVVGQILVGVADLALHQERPREAARLLAASDAIRGMPDVSLPDVARVEGAARAALGDDEFADASRRGRNATVATAPEVAAATLNTGR comes from the coding sequence GTGCAGATCTGGTTGCTGGGGCCGCTGGAGGTTCGTGCCGCCGATGGCGCGGAGCTTCCGGTACTTGGTACTCGCCTGCGTGCCCTCGTGATCACGTTGGCTCTAGAGCCTGGCCGTATCGTGTCCATGGAAACACTGGTGGACGCGATCTGGGGCGATGAACCGCCGGCCGGAGCCGTAAACGCGCTGCAAGCGCTGGTCTCGAGACTTCGGCGCGCGTTGCCGGGTATCGCGATCGAGGCGCATTCGGTCGGCTACCGGCTCGCAGTCGAACCAGACGCGGTGGACGTGACCAGTTTCGAGCGTCTAGTGCGGGCCGGGCGATCGGCCCTGCCCGATGACCCGGCGACCGCAGCACGGCTTTTTCGAGAAGCGCTCGGATTGTGGCGAGGCCCTGCCCTGCAGGATGTGGCGGGGACGGAGTACTTCCGCGCCCAAGTGGCGCACCTGTCCGAATTGCGGCTCACCGCGCTCGAGGCTCGGGCGGAAGCGGAGCTTCGCCTGGGTCTCGGGGCCGGGCTGACGAGCGAGCTGACCGCCTTGGTGGCCGAGTATCCGCTCCGGGAACGGCTGGTTGCGATGTTGATGCGGGCGCTGTGCGTGGCCGGCCGCTCCGCGGAGGCGCTGGCGGTATACGAGCGGGCCCGTGAGGCATTGGCGACCGAACTCGGAGCCGACCCGTCGCCGGAGCTGTCGGCACTGCACACCGCGGTGTTGCGAGGTGAGGTGGGCGGGACGGTTACGCCGGTGCCCGAGGACAGCGCAGTCGCCGCGACTGGGACGAAAGGTGTCGAGAGGGGGCCCGACGAGAAGGGTGCCGACCCGCCCGCGCGGACCAACCTGCGGGCCGGACTGACCAGCTTCGTCGGTCGTGACGGCGACGTCCTCGAGGTTCGCAAGCTGGTTGAGGACTACCGGCTCACGACACTCACCGGACCAGGTGGGTCGGGGAAAACTCGGATATCCATCGAGGTGGGACGTTCGTTGCTGGATCAGGTTCCGGACGGCGTCTGGATCGTGGAGCTGGCATCGATCACCGACGGTGCTGATGTGCCGCAGGCGGTTCTGACCGCGATGGGGTTGCGAGAGCAGGCGCTGATCGGCTGGACACAGACAGACAACCCGAAAGAGCGGCTGGCGGCCGCATTGAGTACTCGCGGTTCGCTGCTGATCCTGGACAACTGCGAGCACCTCATCGGCGAGGTCACGGACCTGACCGAGCAGTTGCTGGGCGAATGCCCGCAGCTGCGGATCCTGGCCACGAGTCGCGAGCCGCTAGGGATCATCGGTGAGGCCATCTGGCCGGTGGAACCGCTGGCGTTGCCCCCAGACGGGGCTGACTTCGCGGAAGCGACCTCGTATGACGCGGTTCGGTTGCTGACCGATCGTGCTCGCGCGGCCCGGCCCGGGTTCACCGTAGACGAGCGTACGGGGCCGGCACTGGTGCGGTTGTGCCGCGCGCTGGACGGCATGCCGCTGGCCATCGAACTGGCCGCGGCGCGGCTGCGCACCATGACCGCCGAGCAGCTGGCGGCGCGGCTCGACGATCGGTTCCGGCTGCTCACAGGCGGCGGCCGAAGGGCAATGCCCCGGCAGCAGACCCTGCGCGGTGTGGTCGACTGGAGCTGGGAGCTGCTCGACCAACGGGAGCGGGCGTTGTTGCGGCGCCTGTCCGTGTTCTCTGGAGGGGCGACCGCCGAATCCGCCGAGGGAGTGTGCGCTGACAGCCTGGTTCCTGCAGCGCAGGTCTTCGATTTGCTCAGCGCCTTGGCCGACAAATCCTTGCTGGTGTATGAGGAGGAGGAACCGCCACGTTTCCGGATGCTGGAAACCATCAAGGCGTACGGCATGCAGCGCCTTGAGGAGGCAGGGGAGCGAGAACGGTACCGCCAAGCTCACGCCGGCTACTTCGCGGAGCTGGTCGAGACCGCCGACCCGCATTTGCGCCGGGCCGACCAGCTTCGCTGGCTCGCCCGGCTGCGTAGCGAACACGACAACATCACGGCAGCCTTGAGGGGTGCGATATCTGCCGGCGACGCGCAGACAGCGGTACGGCTGGCGGCGGGCAGCGCCTGGTATTGGTGGCTGACGGGTAACCGTGCGACCAGCTCTGAGCTGACCGTGGGAGCCTTGGCGACACCGGGTCCGGTCGACGACGAGTCACTGGTGACGGCATACGCGGCGGCAGCGCTCAACGCGATGGCCGGGCTCGGCGACCAGCATCAGGCGACCGAGTGGCTCGAACGGATCGGGCAGCTCACCCGCCAGCACGGCGCTCATCACCCGCTCGTGCGGTTTGTCCAACTGATGAGCTTGCGCGGGGATGACCAAGCGTCAGACACGGACGCCGAGGGTACGCCGGAGCTTCGCGCCGACGACGATCCCTGGGTCCAGGCCATGGTTCAGCTCAGCGTTGAGAAGATGGTTCTCGCTGGTCACCGGCATGCCGAGGCGGAGGCGGCGGTGTCGTCGGCCCTCGGGGCATTACGTGAGCTCGGTGAGCGCTGGGGTATCTCGTTCGCGCTGACCGCATTGGCCGATCTGATCGTCCGGCGCGACCTGGCCGCGGCACATGGATGCTACGAGGAGGCGATCGCCGTGCTCACCGAGGTCGGCGTGGTCGAGGACATACCGTATCTTCGCAGCAAGCTGGCCCAATTGCGGTGGCTGCTGGGTGACCCGGCGGGCTGCGCCGCGGCGATGGCCGATGCCGAGCGAGATGCGCAGAATGTGGGGTCTCCCGACTCTCGCGCGATGGTGGCCTACTACAAGGCCGAGCTCGCCCGCTGGTCGGGCGATGCGAGTGAGGCTCGCATCCATCTGGCTCGGTACCAGGAGATCGCACGACACCTCAGTGTCGCGTCGGCGATTCAGGCCATGGTGTTCTCCACCCGAGGCTACGTTGACACGATGGACAACCACCTGGACGGCGCTCGCGCGCATCATGCAGAGGCACTCGCTTCAGCAATGGATTCGGGCGATGTGTACGTGGTTGGTCAGATACTCGTCGGGGTTGCGGACCTGGCGTTACACCAGGAGCGCCCGCGCGAGGCGGCTCGGTTGCTCGCGGCGAGTGACGCGATCCGTGGGATGCCTGACGTCTCGCTGCCGGACGTGGCGCGGGTAGAGGGTGCGGCCCGAGCAGCCCTAGGAGACGACGAGTTCGCCGATGCGAGCCGGCGCGGCCGGAACGCCACCGTGGCGACGGCACCAGAGGTCGCCGCCGCCACGCTGAACACTGGACGCTAG
- a CDS encoding ABC transporter permease, with translation MSTTTHAVGDTATMLRRKLKHMLRYPSMTLILIGLPVVFLLLFVYVFGGTLGDGLGGPSGGRDAYVNYVTPGIILLAVVGSATATAVSVATDMNEGIIARFRTMSIFRPSMLTGHVVGSAIQTLLGMAVVIGIALLVGFRPTAGLPEWLAIAGLLTLLVLAVTWLSVGLGLAAQNVESASNLPMPLLLLPFLGSGFVPTDSMPAWLEWFAEHQPFTPVIETLRGLFFDMPIGNNAWISVVWCVGITAVCFLWARRLFNRDPSR, from the coding sequence ATGAGCACCACCACTCACGCCGTCGGCGACACCGCGACCATGCTGCGCCGCAAGCTCAAGCACATGCTGCGTTATCCGTCGATGACACTCATCCTCATCGGCCTACCGGTGGTCTTTCTTCTGCTGTTCGTCTACGTCTTCGGTGGCACCCTCGGCGACGGGCTCGGCGGTCCGTCCGGCGGCCGCGATGCCTACGTCAACTACGTCACTCCTGGCATCATCCTGCTCGCCGTCGTCGGCTCGGCCACGGCAACGGCGGTGTCCGTAGCCACGGATATGAATGAAGGCATCATCGCCCGGTTCCGCACCATGTCGATCTTCCGGCCGTCGATGCTGACCGGACACGTCGTCGGCAGCGCGATCCAGACGCTGCTGGGTATGGCCGTCGTCATCGGCATCGCCCTGCTCGTGGGCTTCCGGCCCACCGCCGGCCTGCCTGAGTGGCTCGCCATCGCCGGCCTGCTCACGCTGCTGGTCCTGGCTGTCACCTGGCTGTCCGTAGGGCTCGGTCTGGCGGCCCAGAACGTCGAATCCGCCAGCAACCTCCCGATGCCACTCCTCCTGCTGCCGTTCCTGGGCAGCGGCTTCGTCCCGACGGATTCGATGCCGGCGTGGCTCGAATGGTTCGCCGAGCACCAGCCGTTCACTCCCGTCATCGAGACGCTGCGAGGGCTGTTCTTCGACATGCCGATCGGCAACAACGCCTGGATTTCGGTCGTCTGGTGCGTCGGAATCACCGCGGTGTGCTTCCTGTGGGCCCGGCGCCTGTTCAACCGCGACCCGTCGAGGTGA
- a CDS encoding ATP-binding cassette domain-containing protein — MAYAIAATGLRKSFGDKTVLDGIDLHVAQGTIFSLLGPNGAGKTTTVQILSTLINTDAGDVRVAGHDLTSDPDAVRAVIGVTGQFSAVDHLFTGEENLLLMADLHHLGRKEGRRRTAELLEQFDLVEAAKKPAGTYSGGMRRRLDLAMTLVGDPRVIFLDEPTTGLDPRSRRAMWQIIRGLVADGVTIFLTTQYLEEADQLADRIAVLDHGKLVAEGTAEELKRLVAGGHISLRFNDPDQLETAARVFGDVVRDDDTLELQIPSDGDIESLKKLLDWLDRESLEVDSLSIHTPDLDDVFLALTGQPRAEKETGR, encoded by the coding sequence ATGGCCTACGCAATAGCCGCGACCGGGCTGCGAAAGTCGTTCGGAGACAAGACGGTGCTCGACGGCATCGACCTGCACGTCGCCCAAGGAACGATCTTCTCGCTCCTCGGCCCCAATGGCGCCGGCAAGACCACCACGGTGCAGATCCTGTCCACGTTGATCAACACGGATGCCGGCGACGTCCGCGTGGCCGGGCACGACCTGACCTCGGATCCCGACGCCGTGCGCGCCGTCATCGGCGTCACCGGGCAGTTTTCCGCCGTGGACCACCTGTTCACCGGCGAGGAAAACCTCCTGCTGATGGCTGACCTGCACCACCTCGGCCGGAAGGAGGGGCGACGGCGCACGGCAGAACTGCTCGAACAGTTCGACCTGGTCGAAGCGGCCAAGAAGCCGGCGGGCACCTACTCCGGCGGCATGCGCCGTCGTTTGGACCTGGCGATGACGCTGGTCGGCGATCCACGCGTCATCTTCCTCGACGAACCCACCACCGGCCTCGACCCGCGCAGCCGCCGTGCCATGTGGCAGATCATCCGCGGCCTCGTCGCCGACGGCGTCACGATCTTCCTGACCACGCAGTATCTCGAGGAAGCCGACCAGCTGGCCGACCGGATCGCGGTGCTCGACCACGGCAAGCTGGTGGCCGAGGGAACCGCCGAGGAACTGAAGCGCCTCGTCGCCGGCGGTCACATCAGCCTGCGGTTCAACGACCCCGACCAGCTGGAGACGGCCGCCCGTGTCTTCGGCGACGTCGTCCGCGACGACGACACCCTCGAACTGCAGATCCCCAGCGACGGCGATATCGAGTCACTGAAGAAGCTGCTCGACTGGCTCGACCGCGAATCACTGGAGGTCGATTCGCTGTCGATTCACACACCCGACCTCGACGACGTGTTCCTGGCCCTCACCGGTCAGCCGCGCGCAGAGAAGGAGACCGGACGATGA
- a CDS encoding NAD(P)H-binding protein yields the protein MKILVTGATGSIGRLVVDHLLAAGADDVRALTTNPSKAALPPSVEVAVGYVGDPQTLPEALKDVDRMYLAPVPETAKEAATLAAQSGVRHIVDLSGPEESWWHSVASGVEESGAEWTHLWPGEFMENSEIWADQIRNTGVVRDAYGEAANAMIAMSDVAAIAAESLLGDGHAGQSYLLTGPETLTLRQKVHRIGQALGREIPFVEISHEEAVEELTPAMGEYAQWYVDGYADLAKTPQPVSPTFEDVMARPATSFAQWANDHVHLFR from the coding sequence ATGAAGATTCTTGTCACTGGAGCAACAGGCAGCATCGGCCGGCTCGTCGTAGACCACCTCCTGGCCGCGGGGGCGGATGATGTCCGCGCCCTCACCACCAACCCGTCCAAGGCGGCACTCCCGCCCAGTGTCGAGGTGGCTGTGGGTTATGTCGGGGACCCTCAGACATTGCCCGAAGCGCTGAAGGACGTCGACCGCATGTACCTGGCGCCGGTCCCGGAAACCGCCAAGGAAGCCGCCACACTCGCCGCGCAAAGCGGAGTACGGCACATCGTCGACCTCTCCGGCCCCGAGGAGAGCTGGTGGCATTCGGTGGCATCGGGTGTCGAGGAGTCCGGGGCCGAATGGACTCACCTGTGGCCCGGCGAGTTCATGGAGAACAGCGAGATCTGGGCCGATCAGATCCGCAACACCGGCGTAGTCCGCGATGCCTACGGTGAGGCAGCCAACGCGATGATCGCCATGTCCGACGTGGCCGCAATCGCCGCGGAATCCCTGCTCGGAGACGGCCACGCCGGCCAGTCCTACCTGCTCACCGGTCCCGAGACCCTGACCCTCCGGCAGAAGGTCCACCGCATCGGCCAGGCCCTCGGTCGCGAAATCCCCTTCGTCGAGATCAGCCACGAAGAAGCTGTCGAAGAGCTCACGCCCGCCATGGGTGAGTACGCCCAGTGGTATGTGGACGGCTACGCCGACCTGGCGAAGACACCACAACCGGTTTCACCGACATTCGAAGATGTCATGGCCCGGCCGGCGACTTCATTCGCCCAATGGGCAAACGATCACGTACACCTGTTCCGCTGA
- a CDS encoding DNA glycosylase AlkZ-like family protein, with amino-acid sequence MTEDVATQRMHAVGLAGGPWESAEDVVRRLSVVQSQDLGPAMWSVGQRLADASEDAIAAALADGSIVRTHVLRPTWHFVLPEDIRWLLDLTAPRVHAFNAYYYRTHELDRPLLDRCADLIGTHLSGGNALTRREVATVLEHAGVPASSLRLGLILMYAELQQIICNGPRRGKQSTYALFDERVPAARRLDHDEALAELTRRYFTSHGPATAKDFQWWSSLTMADISKGLDVVAGGLESRHIGGRTYYWAPSAQPVPGPAPHVAQLLQPYDEYVVAYTESKVVLDRAGLDASKRPERGAYNGIILLGTQMVGNWKRAVKRHEITVDVQLYRPLDATETESLHVAAHAHAAFLGKAAASVNPPQQL; translated from the coding sequence GTGACGGAGGATGTGGCTACTCAGCGGATGCATGCGGTGGGATTGGCAGGGGGCCCCTGGGAGAGTGCCGAAGATGTCGTTCGCAGGCTCAGTGTCGTTCAATCCCAGGATCTCGGGCCGGCGATGTGGTCGGTCGGGCAGCGATTGGCTGACGCCTCCGAGGACGCCATCGCGGCCGCGCTGGCCGACGGGTCCATCGTGCGTACACACGTTCTCCGGCCCACCTGGCATTTTGTCCTGCCGGAAGATATTCGCTGGCTGCTCGACCTCACCGCACCCCGGGTCCACGCCTTCAACGCGTACTACTACCGCACCCACGAGCTCGACCGTCCCTTACTGGACCGGTGCGCGGACCTCATCGGCACCCACCTGAGCGGCGGCAATGCCTTGACTCGAAGAGAAGTGGCGACCGTCCTCGAACATGCGGGGGTGCCAGCCAGCAGCCTCCGCCTGGGGCTGATTCTCATGTATGCCGAACTGCAACAGATCATCTGCAACGGCCCTCGCCGGGGCAAACAGTCCACATACGCGCTGTTCGACGAGCGCGTGCCAGCTGCCCGTAGGCTCGACCACGACGAAGCACTCGCCGAACTAACCCGGCGCTACTTCACCAGCCACGGACCGGCTACTGCGAAGGATTTCCAGTGGTGGTCGAGTCTCACCATGGCCGACATCAGCAAGGGCCTCGACGTCGTCGCCGGTGGTCTCGAGAGCCGCCACATCGGCGGTCGCACCTACTACTGGGCTCCGTCCGCCCAACCGGTCCCCGGCCCGGCTCCGCACGTTGCCCAGCTGCTGCAGCCTTACGACGAGTATGTCGTCGCCTACACCGAGAGCAAGGTCGTTCTCGATCGCGCCGGACTCGACGCCAGCAAGCGTCCGGAGCGGGGCGCGTACAACGGCATCATCCTGCTCGGAACGCAGATGGTCGGCAACTGGAAACGGGCCGTCAAACGTCACGAAATCACGGTCGACGTGCAGCTCTACCGTCCGTTGGACGCCACGGAGACGGAGTCGTTGCATGTTGCTGCCCACGCTCATGCTGCCTTCCTCGGCAAGGCTGCCGCCAGCGTGAATCCGCCCCAGCAGCTCTGA
- a CDS encoding beta-propeller domain-containing protein → MQKRLGFVLGCGIAVGTLGVVSVLPANEAAATGLVSFGSCSEVLSHLKEEARERVSPWGLNVGYPGDILEFAEEASAADDTSAGTSDGASSYSTTNVQEAGVDEPDIVKTDGRLIVTATGPTLRIVDVTGSEPSEVGELSLSKGWAESSLFLSGDRALVFVREHSTVHYETFDSYPSWWDSMTTTMHLIDLRDPSNPVIESSLRVDGDYLDARLIGDTVRVVVSSPPTLRFPVIDNAESPDELLEHMRKAVDESSIEDWLPAYNLVTADGPETSGQLVDCDRLNRPTEFGGLSTISVLTLDMDGLSAGDAVGVLTDGDTVYASTDQLYVATPVWGEYNDTPATDTADAAVDMAFAPSHGVRSTGIHAFDIRGDAAAEYLASGEVDGQIIGRYAMSEYDGVLRVATTTEANDASSSESHLITLALRDGELKQLGHVGGLGKGERIYAVRYFGDMGYVVTFREVDPLYVLDLSDPAAPSVDGELKITGYSSYLHGVGDGRLVGVGQEATETGNMIGSQVSLFDVSQRTSPRKLDGHVLEGAWSDAETNPHAFLFWPETGQLVVPVAGMGIVEADSDDAFDAAPESGALVLVVDEDSLTEQGIITHGGPELNPEYHWTTITRSLVIGDSLYTLWNDGLQVNTLDDLDFQSWLPIDDEWY, encoded by the coding sequence ATGCAGAAGCGATTGGGTTTTGTTCTCGGGTGTGGGATCGCCGTAGGTACGTTGGGCGTCGTCAGCGTCCTTCCCGCCAATGAGGCCGCGGCCACCGGCCTCGTCTCGTTCGGCAGCTGTTCCGAGGTGCTCAGCCATCTCAAAGAAGAGGCTCGGGAGCGGGTCAGCCCGTGGGGGCTCAACGTCGGATATCCAGGCGACATCCTCGAGTTCGCCGAGGAGGCCTCGGCGGCAGACGACACGTCTGCCGGGACGAGCGACGGCGCGAGCTCGTACTCCACCACCAACGTGCAGGAGGCGGGGGTGGATGAGCCAGACATCGTGAAAACCGACGGCCGGCTCATCGTGACTGCTACTGGCCCCACACTTCGGATCGTGGACGTCACGGGCTCGGAGCCGTCCGAGGTGGGTGAACTGAGCCTGAGCAAGGGCTGGGCAGAGTCGTCGCTGTTCCTCTCCGGAGATCGCGCGCTGGTCTTCGTTCGCGAGCACTCCACGGTCCACTACGAAACCTTCGACTCTTACCCGTCGTGGTGGGATTCGATGACGACGACGATGCATCTCATCGACCTGCGCGATCCGTCGAATCCGGTCATCGAGTCGTCGCTTCGTGTAGACGGCGACTATCTGGACGCCCGGCTCATCGGAGACACGGTCCGGGTGGTCGTCAGCTCCCCGCCGACGCTGCGTTTCCCGGTGATCGACAACGCCGAGAGCCCCGATGAGCTCCTCGAACACATGCGCAAGGCAGTCGACGAGTCGAGCATCGAGGACTGGCTGCCGGCGTACAACCTCGTCACGGCGGACGGCCCGGAAACGAGCGGACAACTGGTGGACTGCGACCGGCTCAACCGGCCGACCGAGTTCGGGGGACTGTCCACGATCAGTGTCCTGACGCTCGACATGGACGGGTTGTCAGCCGGGGACGCGGTCGGGGTGCTGACCGACGGCGACACCGTTTACGCCAGCACCGACCAGCTCTATGTGGCCACGCCCGTCTGGGGTGAGTACAACGACACGCCGGCCACGGACACGGCGGATGCCGCTGTCGACATGGCATTCGCTCCGTCGCACGGGGTGCGCAGCACCGGGATCCACGCGTTCGACATCCGCGGCGACGCCGCCGCCGAGTACCTCGCCTCGGGAGAGGTGGACGGTCAGATCATCGGCCGCTACGCGATGTCCGAGTACGACGGCGTGCTTCGGGTGGCCACGACCACCGAGGCCAACGACGCCAGCTCCAGCGAAAGCCACCTGATCACCCTTGCCTTGCGCGACGGCGAGCTGAAACAGCTCGGACACGTGGGCGGGCTCGGCAAGGGTGAACGTATCTACGCCGTGCGCTACTTCGGCGACATGGGGTATGTGGTGACCTTCCGCGAAGTCGACCCTCTGTACGTGCTCGACCTGTCCGACCCCGCGGCACCGTCCGTCGACGGCGAACTGAAGATCACCGGGTACTCGTCCTACCTGCATGGCGTGGGCGACGGCCGGCTGGTGGGTGTTGGTCAGGAGGCAACCGAGACCGGCAACATGATCGGGTCGCAGGTCTCTCTCTTCGACGTGAGCCAGCGCACCAGTCCGCGGAAACTCGACGGGCATGTGCTCGAGGGCGCGTGGAGCGACGCAGAGACCAACCCGCACGCCTTCCTGTTCTGGCCGGAGACCGGTCAGCTGGTGGTTCCGGTGGCCGGGATGGGAATCGTGGAAGCCGACAGCGACGACGCGTTCGACGCCGCGCCGGAATCGGGCGCGCTGGTACTCGTCGTCGACGAGGATTCCCTCACCGAACAGGGAATCATCACCCATGGCGGACCGGAGTTGAACCCCGAGTATCACTGGACGACCATCACGCGTTCGCTGGTGATCGGCGACTCGCTCTACACGCTCTGGAACGACGGGCTCCAGGTCAACACCCTGGATGACCTCGACTTCCAGAGCTGGCTGCCCATCGACGACGAATGGTACTGA
- a CDS encoding class I SAM-dependent methyltransferase, which translates to MSEPDTKTVVADAFHAASAEYEQVGPEFFALFGRTLVEKAMVEPGMRVLDVGCGTGAALLPAAEAVGNTGRVLGIDLAAGMVERVEQAIAERGWTHAEAKQGDAEDPPADPAGWDRILAAQVLFFLPDPAQAVTQYHRRLKPGGVLAFSSWGPDNPDWAPVHRALFSHIPEGSMPKLTPSGGTFKSDDTISELLESAGFASIEHETITYDIVYDDPEQWLRWSRSHGAIAFWDAIPADELETARNEATAVLESMRTADGTLHMVIPVRYTVAMRPSPTLPH; encoded by the coding sequence ATGTCCGAGCCGGACACCAAGACCGTCGTAGCGGACGCTTTCCACGCCGCGTCGGCCGAATACGAACAGGTCGGGCCCGAGTTCTTCGCCCTGTTCGGACGCACGCTCGTGGAAAAGGCGATGGTCGAGCCCGGCATGCGCGTCTTGGACGTCGGGTGTGGGACCGGCGCGGCCCTGCTGCCCGCGGCTGAGGCCGTTGGCAACACTGGCAGAGTCCTGGGCATCGATCTGGCAGCCGGCATGGTGGAACGCGTTGAACAAGCCATTGCCGAGCGAGGTTGGACGCATGCCGAGGCCAAACAGGGTGATGCCGAGGACCCGCCCGCTGATCCTGCCGGGTGGGATCGCATTCTGGCAGCTCAGGTTCTGTTCTTCCTGCCCGACCCAGCACAGGCCGTGACCCAGTATCACCGGCGTCTGAAGCCCGGCGGAGTTCTCGCTTTCTCGTCCTGGGGTCCGGACAACCCAGACTGGGCGCCCGTCCACCGAGCACTGTTCAGCCACATCCCAGAAGGGAGTATGCCCAAGCTCACGCCGTCGGGAGGAACGTTCAAGTCCGACGACACGATCTCCGAGCTGCTCGAGTCCGCCGGTTTCGCCAGCATCGAGCACGAGACCATCACCTACGACATCGTCTACGACGACCCCGAGCAGTGGCTGCGATGGAGTCGTTCACACGGCGCCATCGCATTCTGGGACGCCATCCCGGCTGACGAGCTCGAGACCGCGCGAAACGAGGCAACAGCAGTGCTCGAAAGTATGCGCACCGCTGACGGAACACTGCATATGGTCATCCCGGTCCGCTACACCGTTGCCATGCGGCCCAGTCCCACGCTGCCACACTGA